A window from Cryobacterium sp. SO1 encodes these proteins:
- a CDS encoding GAF domain-containing protein, whose product MFAWDLGSHSTTLEGHVREALRWTLVPVMRTWTTALERKFRGIPFPTDAPQAHSPGIDSDRILIVGGGPAVGWGVLSHTLALPGALARALTARTGRGADVDVVSRPKMTVRAAPDYIDFANLWRYDAVVLTLGIGDAGRLTSVRAWRRDLSRLVEQVQRSSSLGTEVFLAGIVPLADLPVFRGPCGALAGAQALELNRVSREVCAGVDRFCFIPLTSPPVSALGRFLAASDYEVWADALAERMAVFLERAPGSDRVQEPEVQSRTSEEIEGARHRALMALNLLDTEPEERFDRIVALASSSLGTSAAAFTVLDGDRQWHKSTVGLDVAEIPRSSSFCTVTVLEPAALVVPDALLDERFRDNPLVVADPKMRFYAGFPIESPSGERIGALCVYDQRPRTEDGVDVVLLRELALLLQNELWRAVDGGGHRADYQAAPRRA is encoded by the coding sequence ATGTTCGCGTGGGACCTCGGTTCCCACAGCACCACCTTGGAGGGTCACGTGCGCGAAGCCCTGCGCTGGACGCTGGTCCCCGTGATGCGAACCTGGACGACCGCCCTCGAGCGCAAGTTCCGCGGAATCCCATTTCCGACCGATGCCCCCCAGGCTCATTCGCCGGGCATCGACAGCGACCGTATCCTCATCGTCGGTGGCGGTCCCGCCGTCGGCTGGGGTGTGCTCAGCCATACCCTCGCCCTGCCCGGGGCGTTGGCCAGGGCGCTTACTGCCCGCACCGGCCGCGGCGCCGATGTCGATGTGGTCTCTCGGCCGAAAATGACCGTACGTGCGGCGCCCGACTACATCGACTTCGCCAACCTGTGGCGCTACGACGCGGTGGTGCTCACTCTCGGCATCGGTGACGCCGGCCGGCTGACCTCCGTGCGGGCCTGGCGGCGGGACCTGAGCCGGTTGGTCGAGCAGGTCCAGCGCTCGAGTTCCCTCGGCACCGAGGTTTTCCTGGCCGGGATCGTGCCGTTGGCGGATCTTCCGGTCTTCCGCGGCCCGTGCGGGGCGCTTGCCGGAGCGCAGGCTCTCGAGCTCAACAGGGTCAGTCGTGAGGTGTGCGCCGGTGTGGACCGGTTCTGCTTCATTCCGCTGACGAGCCCGCCGGTTTCCGCGCTCGGCCGGTTCCTCGCTGCCAGCGACTATGAAGTCTGGGCGGATGCCCTGGCCGAGCGGATGGCGGTCTTCCTGGAGCGCGCACCGGGCTCCGACAGGGTGCAGGAGCCCGAGGTGCAGAGCCGCACGTCCGAGGAGATCGAGGGCGCCCGGCACCGGGCGTTGATGGCGCTGAACCTGCTCGACACCGAGCCGGAGGAGCGATTCGACCGGATCGTCGCCCTGGCCAGCTCGTCGCTCGGTACCAGCGCGGCCGCGTTCACCGTTCTCGACGGCGACCGGCAATGGCACAAGTCCACGGTGGGGCTGGACGTCGCCGAAATCCCCCGCAGCAGCTCGTTCTGCACGGTCACCGTGCTCGAACCCGCCGCTCTGGTCGTTCCCGACGCGCTGCTGGATGAGCGCTTCCGCGACAACCCCCTGGTCGTGGCCGATCCGAAGATGCGCTTTTATGCAGGGTTTCCGATCGAGTCGCCCTCGGGCGAACGGATCGGCGCCCTGTGCGTGTACGACCAGAGACCGCGGACCGAGGACGGCGTCGACGTCGTGTTGCTGCGCGAGCTGGCGCTGCTGCTGCAGAACGAACTCTGGCGCGCGGTCGACGGCGGTGGCCACCGTGCCGACTATCAGGCCGCCCCCCGTCGTGCGTGA
- a CDS encoding HNH endonuclease signature motif containing protein, which yields MDEELAGSTAPTGTPPAGPNLHDWNTALAAPAPDASDLDAAVSDSAGLPAANLGGTTDTPTTGGTRPANSRRGLTDGRPKWRDPAEMPGVQRAHTGVFGEKLQALEDAADTVRAVMDSLDVNALSDAEVVALTQMVERAGRPVDAARVSTATVVGYRSRSGLGRDSMAWRLGATHSNDLLIRLTGASVPEMKRRVLLGEKVAPRVLGGVVLEPVFPFVAAALAAGELGIDAAENIVTGLSDYKVHGRFDANQADVDAGEAGLVESATGSVFGRTPGPAETRPDADSGADTDTDAGTGTDAGTVFTGPIARLGDSAGFTFPADRIREMTQTWQAALNPDGAAPTEAVLEAKSTLSFGKLTRGLHPLRGGVTPELKGIIHTLFDSFQSARSAPAFPSAEDQQRIEAGELVPGQILDERTGGQKRADILRGILVQVAQDPRTPTMGGMPPTVMVHVSATDLLAGTGVGWIDGIEGPISMTTINQMIDNGGFQPIFFGGTGAVLALGNKARCFTPMQRKAITARDGGCIIPGCTCPPQWTEVHHVVPWQNGGPTNVTNGVLLCWRHHHGITHTDGWKIRMILGMPEVKAPHWIDPTGTWRTPPQHRAHNPTTRKPPHTE from the coding sequence ATGGATGAAGAGCTAGCCGGCTCCACCGCACCGACGGGAACTCCTCCCGCCGGTCCGAATCTCCATGACTGGAACACAGCTTTGGCCGCTCCGGCGCCGGATGCTTCCGACCTCGATGCTGCCGTCTCGGATTCGGCCGGCTTGCCTGCCGCCAACCTAGGCGGCACCACCGACACTCCGACCACGGGCGGCACCCGCCCGGCCAACTCCCGTCGCGGCCTCACGGACGGGCGGCCCAAGTGGCGGGATCCGGCCGAGATGCCCGGGGTGCAACGGGCGCACACCGGGGTGTTCGGTGAGAAGTTGCAGGCTCTGGAGGATGCGGCTGACACGGTGCGGGCGGTGATGGATTCGCTGGACGTGAATGCGTTGAGTGACGCCGAGGTGGTGGCGTTGACGCAGATGGTGGAGCGTGCCGGCCGGCCGGTGGATGCGGCCCGGGTCAGTACCGCGACGGTGGTGGGCTACCGGTCCCGGTCCGGGTTGGGCCGGGACTCGATGGCCTGGCGGTTGGGCGCGACGCACTCGAATGACCTGTTGATCCGGTTGACCGGCGCATCGGTGCCGGAGATGAAACGCCGGGTGCTCTTGGGCGAGAAGGTGGCCCCGCGGGTATTGGGCGGGGTGGTGTTGGAGCCGGTGTTCCCGTTCGTGGCCGCGGCGCTGGCCGCGGGCGAGCTCGGCATCGACGCGGCCGAGAATATCGTGACGGGCCTGTCCGACTACAAGGTGCACGGCCGCTTCGACGCGAACCAAGCCGACGTGGATGCCGGTGAGGCCGGTTTGGTCGAAAGCGCCACCGGGTCGGTCTTCGGCCGCACCCCCGGCCCCGCAGAAACCCGCCCGGACGCTGACAGCGGCGCCGACACCGACACGGACGCCGGCACCGGCACGGACGCCGGCACCGTCTTTACGGGTCCGATCGCCCGCCTGGGTGACTCGGCCGGGTTCACCTTCCCCGCCGACCGGATCCGGGAAATGACCCAGACCTGGCAGGCCGCACTGAACCCCGACGGCGCCGCACCCACCGAAGCTGTTCTCGAGGCGAAATCGACGCTCTCTTTCGGCAAGCTGACCCGGGGGTTGCACCCGCTGCGCGGCGGAGTGACGCCGGAACTCAAGGGCATCATCCACACCCTCTTCGACAGCTTCCAATCCGCCCGCAGTGCACCCGCGTTCCCCTCCGCGGAGGACCAGCAGCGCATCGAGGCCGGCGAACTCGTGCCCGGCCAGATCCTGGACGAACGCACCGGCGGCCAAAAACGCGCCGACATCCTCCGCGGCATCCTGGTCCAGGTCGCCCAAGACCCCCGCACCCCCACCATGGGCGGCATGCCACCCACGGTGATGGTGCACGTGAGCGCGACCGACCTGCTCGCCGGCACCGGTGTCGGCTGGATCGACGGCATCGAGGGGCCGATCTCGATGACAACCATCAACCAAATGATCGACAACGGCGGCTTCCAACCGATCTTCTTCGGCGGCACCGGCGCCGTGCTGGCCCTGGGCAACAAAGCCCGCTGCTTCACCCCGATGCAACGCAAAGCCATCACCGCCCGCGACGGCGGCTGCATCATCCCCGGCTGCACCTGCCCACCCCAATGGACCGAGGTCCACCACGTCGTGCCCTGGCAGAACGGCGGCCCCACCAACGTCACCAACGGGGTCCTGCTCTGCTGGCGCCACCACCACGGCATCACCCACACCGACGGCTGGAAAATCCGCATGATCCTCGGCATGCCCGAAGTCAAAGCACCACACTGGATCGACCCCACCGGCACCTGGCGCACACCACCCCAACACCGCGCCCACAACCCCACAACCCGAAAACCACCCCACACCGAATGA
- a CDS encoding glycosyltransferase, with the protein MSPVTDPLRIALVSLHTSPGAEPGSGDAGGMNVVVRHQAEALAALGHQVEILTRRSSPEMPAARRLTAGVTLRYLDAGPLRSVPKGDHEGFIDDFRAQAARLGPWDIIHSHHWFSGMAMLPLARELGVPNVQSFHSIAADEATPLSDGERPESGGRMAGEAWLARESDLIVAVSAAEADTVVLRLGGSMDRVAIVPPGVDGSLFHPLAAGTAGAGRVAADRGYAVVAGRLQPLKGLDLAIRAIAAVPAALRPELVIAGDASADYDGYIDELGRLAATHGITDGVRFVGPRSRVDLAKLLRGARVVLVPSHSETFGLVALEAAASGVPVVAQGTGGLREAVLDGDTGLLIESREPRVWAAALTEVLSDPALAERLSLAARARAESFDWPRSAASLLRAYCTLLPVAICA; encoded by the coding sequence GTGTCCCCTGTTACTGATCCCCTGCGTATCGCCCTGGTTTCCCTGCACACCTCCCCCGGTGCCGAGCCCGGTTCGGGGGACGCCGGCGGCATGAATGTCGTGGTGCGGCACCAGGCCGAGGCGCTGGCGGCCCTGGGCCACCAGGTCGAGATCCTCACCCGTCGCTCCTCCCCCGAGATGCCCGCCGCCCGGCGCCTCACCGCGGGCGTCACCCTGCGTTACCTCGACGCCGGACCGCTCCGATCGGTGCCCAAGGGCGACCACGAGGGGTTCATCGACGACTTCCGCGCCCAGGCGGCCCGGCTCGGACCGTGGGACATCATCCACTCGCACCACTGGTTCTCCGGCATGGCCATGCTGCCGCTGGCTCGCGAGTTGGGCGTGCCGAACGTGCAGAGCTTCCACTCCATCGCCGCCGACGAGGCCACCCCGCTGTCGGATGGTGAGCGCCCGGAGTCCGGCGGACGGATGGCCGGCGAGGCCTGGTTGGCCCGGGAGTCCGACCTGATCGTGGCCGTGAGCGCCGCCGAGGCCGACACCGTGGTGCTGCGGCTGGGCGGGTCGATGGACCGCGTCGCGATCGTGCCGCCCGGTGTGGACGGGTCGCTCTTCCACCCGCTCGCCGCCGGCACGGCCGGCGCGGGCCGGGTCGCCGCCGACCGCGGTTACGCCGTCGTCGCCGGACGACTGCAGCCGCTGAAGGGCCTGGATCTCGCCATCCGGGCGATCGCCGCCGTGCCGGCCGCGCTGCGGCCCGAGCTTGTGATCGCGGGTGACGCGTCGGCCGACTACGACGGCTACATCGACGAACTGGGCCGACTGGCCGCCACGCACGGCATCACGGACGGGGTGCGCTTCGTCGGACCGCGTTCCCGCGTCGACCTGGCCAAGCTGCTCCGCGGCGCCCGGGTGGTGCTGGTTCCCTCGCACTCGGAGACCTTCGGCCTGGTGGCCCTCGAGGCCGCCGCCAGCGGCGTGCCCGTCGTCGCCCAGGGCACCGGCGGATTGCGCGAAGCGGTGCTCGACGGCGACACAGGCCTCCTGATCGAGTCGCGCGAGCCGCGGGTCTGGGCGGCAGCTCTCACCGAGGTACTGTCTGACCCCGCGCTGGCTGAGCGGCTGTCGCTGGCGGCCCGCGCCCGCGCCGAGAGCTTCGACTGGCCCCGCTCCGCCGCCTCGCTGTTGAGAGCGTACTGCACTTTGCTGCCGGTTGCGATTTGCGCGTGA
- a CDS encoding YbdK family carboxylate-amine ligase, whose protein sequence is MATFGIEEEFQFLSADTLFPVAVGDEVFARLSVLPAWREVTHREFLASQIEHASAVFDRMDVARTAVTGFRRVVAEQAADLGVIVASVGTPPDTTPFPSITDTERYQRIVRTMDAVIADHQVSGLHVHVGIPSREAGVIVLNAVRPWLPLLTAISSNSPMWRGQDTGHDSWRTVLLRRWTTSGCPPSFIDAADYDRRIVRLLGIGGTVDLGVIMWDVRLSEHLPTIEFRVADAQLDAETTLFITALCRAFVAHSLAVPAARYAAARASAQMPSELLSAALLHSAHHGMRHQIFDPLVGGLAPAAECLDRFVRMLEPDLEELGDAALTREAVARLRIDGTGAARQRAAFQRGGPPELGRLLTASMTPREDGERVTAAAGAILG, encoded by the coding sequence GTGGCGACGTTCGGCATCGAAGAGGAGTTCCAGTTCCTCAGTGCAGACACCCTGTTCCCGGTGGCTGTGGGCGATGAGGTCTTCGCGCGTCTCTCGGTGCTGCCCGCCTGGCGCGAGGTCACGCACCGGGAGTTCCTGGCCTCGCAGATCGAGCACGCCTCGGCGGTTTTCGACAGGATGGACGTGGCACGCACAGCCGTGACCGGCTTTCGCCGCGTGGTCGCCGAGCAGGCGGCCGACCTCGGTGTCATCGTGGCGAGCGTCGGCACTCCGCCCGACACGACGCCCTTCCCGTCGATCACCGACACCGAGCGTTACCAACGTATCGTGCGCACCATGGACGCCGTCATCGCCGACCACCAGGTGAGCGGTCTGCACGTGCACGTGGGTATCCCCAGCCGGGAGGCCGGCGTGATCGTCCTGAATGCGGTGCGGCCCTGGTTGCCGCTCTTGACGGCCATTTCGTCGAACTCGCCGATGTGGCGCGGCCAGGACACCGGGCACGACAGCTGGCGCACGGTGTTGCTGCGCCGGTGGACGACCTCGGGCTGCCCGCCCTCCTTCATCGACGCGGCGGACTACGACCGGCGGATCGTTCGGCTGCTGGGCATCGGCGGCACCGTCGACCTCGGAGTGATCATGTGGGACGTGCGCCTCTCGGAGCACCTGCCCACCATCGAGTTCCGGGTGGCCGACGCACAACTCGACGCCGAGACCACGCTGTTCATCACCGCCCTGTGCCGGGCCTTCGTGGCGCACTCCCTGGCCGTGCCGGCCGCGCGGTACGCCGCGGCACGAGCGTCCGCGCAGATGCCGTCCGAACTCCTCTCCGCCGCTCTGCTGCATTCGGCCCATCACGGGATGAGACACCAGATCTTCGACCCGCTGGTCGGCGGACTGGCCCCGGCGGCGGAGTGCCTCGACCGATTCGTGCGGATGCTCGAGCCCGACCTCGAAGAACTTGGCGACGCGGCGTTGACGAGGGAGGCAGTGGCGCGGTTGCGGATCGACGGCACCGGCGCGGCCCGGCAGCGCGCCGCATTCCAGCGCGGCGGACCGCCCGAGCTGGGCCGGCTGCTGACGGCGTCGATGACCCCGCGCGAGGATGGCGAGCGGGTGACGGCGGCGGCAGGTGCGATCCTGGGCTGA
- a CDS encoding PIG-L deacetylase family protein, with product MTLLDGQRSVLFVHAHPDDETISTGALIAEYVARGSRVFLLTCSRGERGEVVDGPLTALAGTDELAEERDRELERATDILGITERFWLGQPPARVDGREARRYRDSGMVWLSPGLAGPADDAAEDALSVASLAEVSADIAALVERLRPSLVISYDDGGGYGHPDHVRAHDAARAACLATGADFAEVLEAPAAGSDWFDLPQHLNVVTDALRAHASQLTVHGAEIVHSGGQREAIGTSAGLRLHPHGAGPE from the coding sequence GTGACCCTGCTCGACGGGCAGCGCTCGGTGTTGTTCGTTCACGCCCACCCCGACGACGAGACCATCTCCACCGGCGCCCTCATCGCCGAGTACGTCGCCAGGGGCAGCCGGGTCTTCCTGCTCACCTGCTCCCGCGGTGAACGCGGCGAGGTCGTCGACGGTCCGCTCACCGCCCTGGCCGGCACCGACGAGCTGGCCGAGGAGCGGGACCGGGAACTGGAACGGGCCACCGACATCCTGGGCATCACCGAACGCTTCTGGCTGGGCCAGCCGCCGGCCAGGGTCGACGGGCGCGAAGCCCGCCGCTATCGCGACTCCGGCATGGTCTGGCTCAGCCCCGGCCTGGCCGGACCGGCGGACGACGCCGCCGAAGACGCCCTGTCGGTGGCCTCGCTGGCGGAGGTCAGCGCCGACATCGCGGCCCTGGTCGAGCGGTTGCGGCCGTCCCTGGTGATCAGCTACGACGACGGCGGCGGCTACGGCCATCCCGATCACGTGCGTGCCCACGACGCGGCGCGTGCCGCATGCCTGGCCACCGGCGCCGACTTCGCCGAGGTGCTCGAGGCACCCGCGGCCGGCAGCGACTGGTTCGACCTGCCCCAGCACCTGAACGTGGTGACGGATGCGTTGCGCGCGCACGCCAGCCAGCTCACCGTGCACGGCGCCGAGATCGTGCACTCCGGCGGTCAGCGGGAGGCCATCGGCACCTCGGCCGGCCTGCGGCTGCATCCCCACGGCGCCGGCCCCGAGTGA
- a CDS encoding M23 family metallopeptidase, whose product MSHSQPSRESPPGPALLSLPFTGRWMATNSPARRIPSHGTDLLGERYAIDFVGVDERGRTAAVRSWGTFFGTEPPERFVAFGRPILAPAGGTVVRVHDGEPDHVARRSQLSLIPYALGQAARLRQGVGAIAGNHVVIRLADGAGFVALVHLRNGSMRVRVGEVVHTGDLLAQCGNSGNSTQPHVHLQVMDNLDLARAAGLPVRFREYRVWPTGGRGAKLHESGLPGEGVVVEPIRPMA is encoded by the coding sequence ATGAGCCACTCGCAACCGTCGCGGGAGTCCCCACCGGGCCCGGCCCTGCTCAGCCTGCCGTTCACGGGCCGCTGGATGGCCACGAACAGCCCGGCACGACGCATCCCGAGTCACGGCACCGACCTGCTGGGGGAGCGCTACGCCATCGACTTCGTGGGCGTCGACGAGCGCGGCCGCACCGCCGCCGTGCGCAGCTGGGGCACGTTCTTCGGCACCGAACCGCCGGAGCGGTTCGTCGCCTTCGGCCGGCCGATCCTGGCGCCGGCGGGCGGCACGGTCGTCCGCGTGCACGACGGTGAGCCCGATCACGTGGCCCGGCGATCCCAGCTGAGCCTGATTCCCTACGCCCTGGGGCAGGCCGCCCGGCTGCGGCAGGGAGTGGGTGCGATCGCGGGCAACCACGTCGTCATCCGGTTGGCCGACGGCGCCGGATTCGTCGCCCTCGTGCACCTGCGGAACGGGTCAATGCGGGTTCGGGTGGGCGAGGTCGTACACACGGGTGATCTGCTGGCACAGTGCGGCAACTCCGGGAACTCTACCCAACCGCATGTGCACCTGCAGGTGATGGACAACCTGGACCTCGCCAGGGCGGCTGGCCTGCCGGTGCGCTTCCGGGAATACCGGGTGTGGCCGACCGGCGGGCGCGGCGCCAAGCTGCACGAGAGCGGACTGCCCGGCGAGGGCGTCGTCGTCGAGCCGATTCGTCCGATGGCGTAG
- a CDS encoding DUF2252 domain-containing protein, with product MTEDSSEADRVVGTEHASVADRAAVGKAARAQTPLNSHRGWSPAEDRPDPVALLEEQNRTRVPDLVPVRHGRMMASPFTFYRGSAKIMATDLKDTPRAGLIVQLCGDAHLSNFGIFASPERNLLFDLNDFDETLPGPFEYDVLRMTASFTIAARNNGFSPSDIREVTLEAVRSYREAMTQFSTMGTLDIWYARMSEQELLAAMDMARANQKGKVAKKASKVLEKNALKNAAKARTRDSMQALGKLAEFVDGQYRIISQPPIVIPVRDFAETVGLTAEETEAAVRDQLQAYRQTLQDDRRRLLERFEVVDVAHKVVGVGSVGNRAFIALLAGRDEQDPLFLQVKEATASVLEDHLPKSVYEQPGERVVQGQRMMQAASDIFLGWTKGMQADRYLYWRQLRDMKASIVVEAMVPMGMTFYAHACGWTLARAHARSGDPVAIAAYLGGSDKFDRAVTDFAYRYADQNDADYQAFLDAVRTGRLVARGGV from the coding sequence ATGACCGAGGATTCGAGCGAGGCCGACCGTGTCGTCGGCACCGAGCATGCGAGCGTGGCCGACCGTGCCGCCGTCGGCAAGGCCGCCAGGGCCCAGACCCCGCTGAACAGTCATCGAGGCTGGTCGCCGGCCGAGGACCGGCCGGACCCCGTCGCCCTGCTCGAGGAGCAGAACCGCACCCGGGTGCCCGACCTGGTGCCGGTGCGGCACGGGCGCATGATGGCCTCGCCCTTCACCTTCTACCGGGGTTCCGCCAAGATCATGGCGACCGACCTGAAAGACACCCCCCGGGCCGGCCTCATCGTGCAACTCTGCGGGGACGCCCACCTGTCCAACTTCGGGATCTTCGCGTCGCCCGAACGCAACCTGCTCTTCGACCTCAACGACTTCGACGAGACCCTGCCGGGCCCGTTCGAGTACGACGTGCTGCGGATGACGGCGAGCTTCACGATCGCCGCTCGCAACAACGGCTTCTCCCCGTCGGACATCCGCGAGGTGACTCTGGAGGCGGTGCGCTCCTACCGGGAAGCGATGACCCAGTTCTCCACCATGGGCACCCTGGACATCTGGTACGCCCGGATGTCCGAGCAGGAGCTGTTGGCCGCGATGGACATGGCCAGGGCCAACCAGAAGGGCAAGGTGGCCAAGAAGGCCTCGAAGGTGCTCGAAAAGAACGCCCTGAAAAACGCCGCGAAAGCGCGCACCAGGGACAGTATGCAGGCGCTGGGCAAACTCGCCGAATTCGTTGACGGCCAGTACCGGATCATCAGCCAGCCGCCCATTGTGATTCCGGTCCGGGACTTCGCCGAGACCGTTGGGCTGACCGCGGAGGAAACCGAGGCCGCCGTGAGGGATCAGCTGCAGGCCTACCGGCAGACCCTGCAGGACGACCGGCGCCGGCTGCTTGAGCGCTTCGAGGTGGTCGACGTCGCCCACAAGGTGGTGGGCGTGGGCAGCGTGGGCAACCGGGCGTTCATCGCCCTGCTGGCGGGACGCGACGAGCAGGACCCGCTGTTCCTGCAGGTGAAGGAGGCGACCGCATCCGTTCTCGAAGATCACTTGCCCAAGAGCGTCTACGAGCAGCCCGGCGAACGGGTCGTGCAAGGGCAGCGGATGATGCAGGCCGCCAGCGACATCTTCCTGGGCTGGACCAAGGGGATGCAGGCCGACCGGTACCTGTACTGGCGTCAGCTGCGCGACATGAAGGCGTCAATCGTCGTGGAGGCGATGGTGCCGATGGGGATGACCTTCTACGCGCACGCGTGCGGCTGGACCCTGGCCAGGGCGCACGCACGCTCCGGCGACCCGGTCGCGATCGCGGCGTACCTCGGCGGCAGCGACAAGTTCGACCGCGCCGTCACCGACTTCGCCTACCGGTATGCCGACCAGAACGACGCGGACTACCAGGCCTTCCTCGACGCCGTGCGCACCGGCCGTCTGGTGGCCCGCGGCGGAGTCTGA
- a CDS encoding class II glutamine amidotransferase, translating into MCRWLAYIGEPLRPSTIVLDAKHSIVAQSLNSPLGAETVNGDGFGFGWYPTDAPQGTEPALFHSIEPAWNDANLSELTRAITSPLFFTHVRAATAPPIQQTNCHPFRYENWMFMHNGAITGWRQLRRDLTMAIDPSLYPNVLGTTDSEVLFHLALTYGLRDDPIDAIGRAIRTVESVGHDHGVQFPWQGTVAVSDGSTLWAFRYSSQGRTRSLFHSADIRTLRQMYPDQERLAAFGDQAKVVVSEPLNDLPGAFVEVPESSALILDLDGYRHQEFLAD; encoded by the coding sequence ATGTGTAGATGGCTGGCGTACATCGGGGAACCTCTGCGCCCCTCGACGATCGTGCTCGACGCGAAGCACTCTATCGTCGCGCAATCGCTGAACTCCCCGCTCGGGGCCGAGACCGTGAACGGTGACGGCTTCGGCTTCGGCTGGTATCCCACGGACGCCCCGCAGGGCACCGAGCCGGCGCTCTTCCACAGCATCGAACCTGCCTGGAACGACGCGAATCTGAGCGAACTCACCCGGGCCATCACCAGCCCGCTCTTCTTCACCCACGTTCGCGCGGCGACGGCACCGCCGATCCAGCAGACGAACTGCCATCCGTTCCGCTACGAGAACTGGATGTTCATGCACAACGGCGCCATCACGGGGTGGCGACAGCTGCGGCGCGACCTGACGATGGCGATCGACCCGTCGCTGTACCCGAACGTGCTCGGCACAACGGACTCCGAGGTGCTCTTTCATCTCGCGTTGACCTACGGTCTTCGTGACGACCCGATCGACGCCATCGGGCGCGCCATCCGCACAGTCGAGTCCGTCGGTCACGACCATGGCGTGCAATTTCCCTGGCAGGGCACCGTTGCCGTCTCGGACGGCTCAACCCTGTGGGCGTTCAGGTACTCGTCCCAGGGGCGCACGCGGTCGCTGTTCCATTCGGCGGACATCCGCACGTTGCGCCAGATGTACCCGGACCAGGAGCGTCTGGCCGCCTTCGGCGATCAAGCGAAGGTCGTCGTCTCGGAACCGCTCAACGATCTCCCGGGAGCCTTCGTGGAGGTACCGGAATCATCCGCACTCATCCTCGACCTGGACGGGTACCGGCATCAGGAGTTTCTGGCTGACTGA
- a CDS encoding inositol monophosphatase family protein: MTENPLPTLADDLSLALELADAADAISMARFEALDLVITTKPDRTPVTDADQAVERAIRALLAERRPTDGILGEEFGTAGPTARQWIIDPIDGTAGFLRGISIWGTLIALAIDGVPVLGVVSSPALGKRWWAATGGGAWSADSRFPDAPPTRLRVSGVETLADASLSYGSIQQWDAAGRLDELVSLTRQVWRTRAYGDMWSYMLLAEGHLDIAGEFDLQPYDMAALVPIVQEAGGRFSSADGEDGPWHGSALATNGRLHQLVLDAIARPVR, from the coding sequence GTGACCGAGAACCCGCTGCCCACCCTCGCCGATGACCTTTCCCTCGCCCTCGAGCTGGCCGACGCCGCCGACGCGATCTCGATGGCCCGGTTCGAGGCACTCGACCTGGTCATCACCACCAAACCCGACCGCACCCCGGTGACGGATGCCGACCAGGCCGTCGAGCGCGCCATCCGCGCCCTCCTGGCCGAACGGCGCCCCACGGACGGCATTCTCGGTGAGGAGTTCGGCACCGCGGGGCCCACAGCCCGGCAGTGGATCATCGACCCCATTGACGGCACCGCCGGGTTCCTGCGCGGCATCAGCATCTGGGGCACCCTGATCGCCCTCGCGATCGACGGAGTTCCCGTGCTCGGCGTGGTCAGCTCCCCCGCCCTGGGCAAACGCTGGTGGGCCGCGACCGGCGGCGGCGCCTGGTCGGCCGACTCCCGCTTTCCCGACGCCCCGCCCACGCGCCTGCGGGTCTCCGGCGTCGAAACCCTCGCCGACGCGTCGCTCAGCTACGGCAGCATCCAGCAGTGGGATGCCGCGGGCCGGCTCGACGAACTCGTCTCGCTCACCCGCCAGGTCTGGCGCACCCGGGCCTACGGCGACATGTGGTCGTACATGCTGCTCGCTGAGGGACACCTCGACATCGCCGGTGAATTCGACCTACAGCCTTACGACATGGCCGCGCTGGTGCCCATCGTGCAGGAGGCCGGCGGCCGGTTCAGCTCCGCCGACGGGGAGGACGGCCCCTGGCACGGCAGCGCCCTGGCCACCAACGGCCGGCTGCACCAGCTCGTGCTGGACGCGATCGCCCGGCCGGTTCGCTGA
- the msrA gene encoding peptide-methionine (S)-S-oxide reductase MsrA, with protein MSTTTQKATLAGGCFWGVEELVRKRDGVLSTRVGYTGGDTPNATYRNHGDHAEAIEITFDPERTSFRELLEFFFQIHDPSTKDRQGNDRGRSYRSAIFFEDAEQERVAQDTIADVDASGIWPGPVVTEVEPVGDFWLAEPEHQDYLQNYPNGYTCHFVRPGWVLPRREQVAN; from the coding sequence ATGAGCACAACCACGCAGAAGGCGACACTGGCCGGCGGCTGTTTCTGGGGCGTCGAGGAACTCGTGCGAAAGCGGGACGGCGTGCTCTCCACCCGGGTGGGCTACACCGGTGGCGACACCCCGAACGCGACCTACCGTAACCACGGCGACCACGCCGAGGCCATCGAGATCACCTTCGACCCCGAGCGCACGAGCTTTCGCGAGCTGCTGGAGTTCTTCTTCCAGATCCACGACCCGTCCACCAAAGACCGCCAGGGCAACGACCGCGGCCGCAGCTACCGGTCGGCGATCTTCTTCGAGGATGCCGAGCAGGAGCGGGTCGCCCAGGACACGATCGCGGATGTCGACGCGTCCGGAATCTGGCCCGGCCCGGTGGTGACCGAAGTGGAGCCCGTCGGCGATTTCTGGTTGGCCGAGCCCGAGCACCAGGACTACCTGCAGAACTACCCGAACGGGTACACCTGCCACTTCGTGCGGCCGGGCTGGGTGCTGCCGCGTCGCGAACAGGTCGCCAACTAG